A genomic window from Streptomyces sp. HUAS YS2 includes:
- a CDS encoding bifunctional glycosyltransferase family 2/GtrA family protein, with product MRTDTLAEALPAREHLPVGGVGRPPVLDVVIPVFNEEKDLDPCVRRLHAHLAATFPYAFRITVADNASTDRTPEIAARLASTVPEVRSVRLEKKGRGRALRTVWSGSDAPVLAYMDVDLSTDLNALLPLVAPLISGHSDLAIGSRLARSSRVVRGPKRELISRAYNLILRGSLAARFSDAQCGFKAIRREVAERLLPMVEDTGWFFDTEMLVLAERAGLRIHEVPVDWVDDPDSTVHIVRTATEDLKGVWRVGRALATGSLPLERLARPFGDDPRDRELAGVPGGLTRQLVGFCVVGALSTLFYLALYSAFRLGLGPQLANAAALLVSALANTAANRRLTFGVRGRDRALRHQAQGLVVFGIGLALTSGSLAALGTAAGEPAHSAELAVLITANLAATVLRFLLFRLWVFPERTASSSSSKDDR from the coding sequence ATGCGAACCGACACCCTGGCGGAGGCCCTTCCCGCCCGTGAGCACCTGCCCGTGGGTGGCGTCGGCCGGCCGCCCGTACTCGACGTCGTGATCCCCGTGTTCAACGAGGAGAAGGACCTCGACCCCTGTGTCCGGCGGCTGCACGCGCACCTCGCCGCGACGTTCCCGTACGCCTTCCGGATCACCGTCGCCGACAACGCCTCGACCGACCGCACCCCCGAGATCGCGGCCCGGCTGGCCTCGACCGTGCCCGAGGTGCGCTCGGTGCGGCTGGAAAAGAAGGGCCGCGGCCGGGCGCTGCGGACCGTCTGGTCGGGCTCGGACGCGCCGGTCCTCGCGTACATGGACGTCGACCTCTCCACCGACCTCAACGCGCTGCTGCCGCTGGTCGCCCCGCTGATCTCCGGCCACTCCGACCTGGCCATCGGCTCCCGGCTCGCCCGCTCCTCGCGGGTGGTGCGCGGGCCGAAGCGGGAGCTGATCTCCCGCGCGTACAACCTGATCCTGCGCGGTTCGCTCGCCGCCCGGTTCTCCGACGCCCAGTGCGGGTTCAAGGCGATCCGGCGCGAGGTGGCCGAGCGGCTGCTGCCGATGGTCGAGGACACCGGCTGGTTCTTCGACACCGAGATGCTGGTGCTGGCCGAGCGGGCCGGGCTGCGGATCCACGAGGTGCCGGTCGACTGGGTCGACGACCCCGACTCGACCGTGCACATCGTCAGGACGGCGACCGAGGACCTGAAGGGCGTCTGGCGGGTGGGGCGGGCGCTCGCGACCGGCTCGCTGCCGCTGGAACGGCTCGCCCGGCCGTTCGGCGACGACCCGCGGGACCGCGAACTGGCGGGCGTGCCGGGCGGTCTGACGCGGCAGCTGGTCGGGTTCTGCGTGGTCGGCGCACTGTCCACGCTGTTCTATCTGGCGCTGTACTCGGCGTTCCGGCTCGGCCTCGGGCCCCAACTCGCCAACGCGGCAGCGCTCCTGGTCTCCGCGCTCGCCAACACCGCCGCGAACCGCCGGCTCACCTTCGGGGTACGGGGGCGGGACCGGGCGCTGCGCCACCAGGCGCAGGGGCTCGTGGTGTTCGGCATCGGCCTCGCCCTGACCAGCGGCTCGCTGGCGGCGCTCGGGACGGCGGCCGGTGAGCCGGCGCACTCGGCCGAACTCGCGGTGCTGATCACCGCCAACCTCGCGGCGACCGTGCTGCGTTTCCTCCTCTTCCGGCTCTGGGTCTTCCCGGAGCGGACGGCTTCCTCCTCTTCCTCCAAGGACGACCGATGA